A portion of the Sphaerochaeta pleomorpha str. Grapes genome contains these proteins:
- a CDS encoding L-threonylcarbamoyladenylate synthase — translation MMSNSEEAQVLYRQVTGTVDKVVALLQEDKVLVLPCDTIYGLCAKVGPAEEALRNIKYRAETKPFLLLATLEQAKELCTVPEDIESVWPCSLTAILWDKQGGKTAIRVPADAFLQQVLTKLGKPIYSTSVNESGYQTITNITDIIFAFKDRVPAFVVGSEKQGTVPSTLIDCTVHPYALVRMGSYDASNLLK, via the coding sequence ATGATGAGCAATAGCGAAGAGGCGCAGGTACTCTACAGGCAAGTTACGGGAACAGTTGATAAAGTGGTTGCACTTTTACAAGAAGATAAGGTTCTCGTTCTTCCCTGTGATACTATTTATGGTTTGTGCGCCAAGGTAGGTCCAGCTGAAGAAGCACTGAGAAACATCAAATATAGGGCAGAGACAAAGCCCTTTTTACTTCTTGCTACCCTTGAGCAAGCGAAGGAACTTTGCACGGTACCAGAGGATATTGAATCTGTCTGGCCTTGTTCCCTGACAGCAATCCTTTGGGATAAACAAGGTGGCAAGACTGCTATTCGGGTCCCTGCCGATGCATTTCTGCAACAGGTACTTACCAAGCTCGGCAAACCAATCTATTCGACGAGCGTAAACGAATCAGGCTATCAGACGATAACCAATATCACCGATATTATCTTTGCCTTCAAAGATAGGGTCCCTGCTTTTGTGGTAGGTTCTGAAAAACAAGGCACCGTACCCTCTACCTTGATAGATTGCACGGTGCACCCGTATGCTTTGGTCCGGATGGGCTCCTACGACGCCAGTAACCTTCTCAAATAA
- a CDS encoding ABC transporter ATP-binding protein — translation MKKSNEILTLKNIKKSFPATARGGEPLLILDAVDLTIEKATSVAIIGKSGSGKSTLLQISAGLLAYDSGTVLFDGKDIQKLNDTAMSAIRSSQMGFIFQNSLLLDDFSALENVQIPAMIAGSGEQEARQKAVELLELVGLGDRLDHKSDQLSGGERQRVAIARALVNNPLVVFADEPTGSLDERNAALIESMLLSLVDIQKVALLLITHDTLFASRCDHVYHLHDRHVEVSH, via the coding sequence ATGAAGAAGTCCAATGAAATTTTAACCTTGAAAAATATCAAGAAAAGCTTTCCTGCGACAGCGAGGGGAGGGGAGCCTCTCCTTATTCTTGATGCTGTTGATTTGACCATAGAGAAGGCCACCAGTGTCGCCATAATCGGGAAAAGCGGTTCAGGGAAAAGTACACTTCTGCAGATCAGCGCCGGCTTGCTGGCGTATGACTCAGGGACGGTCCTCTTTGACGGGAAAGACATACAAAAACTCAACGATACTGCAATGAGCGCCATAAGGAGCAGTCAAATGGGGTTCATTTTCCAGAACAGCTTGCTGCTTGATGATTTCTCTGCTTTGGAAAATGTCCAAATACCGGCAATGATTGCTGGTTCAGGTGAACAGGAAGCAAGGCAGAAAGCCGTTGAATTGCTCGAACTGGTTGGGTTGGGTGACCGGCTCGACCATAAAAGTGATCAGCTTTCGGGAGGCGAGCGGCAAAGGGTTGCGATCGCAAGGGCCCTGGTGAATAATCCGTTGGTGGTTTTTGCCGATGAACCGACGGGCTCACTTGATGAACGGAATGCCGCACTCATCGAGAGTATGCTGCTTTCGTTGGTCGATATCCAGAAGGTAGCACTCTTACTTATTACCCATGACACGTTGTTTGCCTCGCGATGCGACCATGTGTACCATCTGCATGACCGCCATGTGGAGGTTTCCCATTGA
- a CDS encoding ribonuclease Z — protein sequence MNFEVFALGTSGMMPLPNRFLTSAMVRRDGELFLFDCGEGTQVSLKMLNLKWKKIHSIFISHMHADHVTGLPGILMLSSQVDRDDPLTIYGPPRLKEYIDSNRKILDMYINYEIIVETVQEGVVLDLPEFTVSAFRLDHTKPCMGYVMQEKDRPGEFHPDLALQLGVPMGPMWGMLQKGKAVTLSDGTQITPGQVMGSARTGRKFSYVTDSLYSSEISQYVKDSDLLLCEGMFTGDLEETAKEKKHMTSVQAAMIARDAKVKKLGLIHYSPRYSDKELKYLAKDARTVFEETVLTRDRMCFEIPLKD from the coding sequence ATGAATTTTGAAGTATTTGCTTTAGGAACAAGCGGAATGATGCCGCTTCCCAATAGGTTTCTGACCAGTGCCATGGTTCGGAGAGACGGAGAGTTGTTTCTTTTTGACTGCGGGGAAGGAACCCAAGTATCGCTGAAGATGCTTAATCTTAAGTGGAAGAAAATCCATTCCATTTTTATCAGCCATATGCATGCAGACCATGTCACAGGTTTACCTGGAATCCTGATGCTTTCCAGCCAGGTGGACAGGGATGATCCGCTGACTATTTATGGTCCTCCAAGGCTCAAAGAATATATCGACTCCAATAGAAAGATTCTCGATATGTACATCAACTATGAAATTATTGTAGAGACTGTTCAGGAAGGGGTTGTGTTGGACCTTCCTGAATTTACCGTATCTGCCTTCCGTCTTGATCATACAAAACCTTGCATGGGCTATGTGATGCAGGAGAAGGACAGGCCCGGCGAATTCCATCCAGACCTTGCCCTGCAGCTTGGCGTCCCTATGGGACCGATGTGGGGAATGTTACAGAAAGGAAAGGCTGTTACCCTGTCTGATGGGACACAGATTACTCCCGGTCAGGTTATGGGGTCTGCAAGGACAGGGAGAAAATTCAGTTATGTTACCGATTCCCTGTATTCTTCTGAGATATCCCAGTATGTAAAGGATAGTGACCTTTTGCTTTGCGAAGGCATGTTTACAGGCGATCTTGAGGAAACAGCTAAGGAAAAGAAGCATATGACTTCTGTTCAGGCGGCAATGATTGCAAGGGATGCAAAGGTTAAGAAGCTTGGCTTAATCCATTACAGTCCCCGCTATAGCGACAAAGAACTGAAGTATCTAGCTAAAGACGCACGGACTGTCTTTGAGGAAACAGTCCTCACCAGGGATAGAATGTGTTTTGAAATTCCGCTAAAGGATTAA
- a CDS encoding septum formation initiator family protein, with protein sequence MTRKIAIIFTLSLGISFFILLGILGKQGFFRNLSLKQELEAIRYKNEVINLQVESLKRQESELQSGEGLKDAAFKLGYQSEGEQVYYFSDEGAGQTEGKASPYRSEQKQRTFLGFSVFWIFIIALAFSLLFTVFFVFAANRRKQINDEQ encoded by the coding sequence ATGACAAGAAAAATAGCGATAATATTCACCCTTAGTTTGGGTATTTCATTTTTTATTTTACTGGGAATCCTTGGTAAGCAAGGGTTTTTCAGAAATCTTTCCCTCAAACAAGAGCTTGAAGCTATTCGCTATAAAAACGAAGTAATCAATCTGCAGGTTGAATCGCTCAAGCGGCAGGAATCGGAATTGCAATCGGGAGAGGGGCTGAAGGATGCCGCATTCAAGCTTGGCTATCAGAGCGAGGGTGAACAAGTCTATTATTTTTCGGATGAAGGGGCAGGGCAAACAGAGGGCAAAGCTTCTCCTTACCGGTCAGAACAAAAGCAGAGAACCTTTTTGGGGTTTTCTGTCTTTTGGATCTTTATTATAGCACTAGCATTTTCCCTCTTGTTTACAGTATTCTTTGTTTTTGCGGCTAACAGGAGAAAACAGATCAATGATGAGCAATAG
- the aroH gene encoding chorismate mutase produces the protein MNNPMIHAIRGAICVQEDTKEAIDHAICKLFSQVLEANGLLERDIAFLLMTQTGDLKSRNPAAGLRSGGFCATTPLFCMQELEIDGMLERVIRIMLVANREMEKVVPVYTEGAEKLRPDLTI, from the coding sequence ATGAACAATCCAATGATACATGCCATTCGTGGTGCCATCTGTGTCCAGGAGGATACAAAAGAGGCTATCGACCATGCAATATGCAAATTGTTTTCACAAGTACTGGAAGCAAATGGCCTGCTGGAACGTGATATCGCTTTTTTGCTCATGACCCAGACAGGGGATTTGAAAAGCAGAAATCCGGCTGCAGGGTTAAGAAGCGGGGGGTTCTGTGCTACGACCCCGTTATTTTGCATGCAGGAGCTGGAAATCGACGGCATGCTCGAAAGGGTAATCAGGATCATGCTGGTTGCAAACAGGGAAATGGAAAAAGTGGTGCCTGTATACACAGAAGGGGCAGAGAAACTCCGCCCCGACCTTACGATTTGA
- the ftsY gene encoding signal recognition particle-docking protein FtsY, whose amino-acid sequence MLKGFGARLKAFFSVHSSDENFYEELEDLLIEGDLGAKLAMQISDDIKKLSKSEKPKTQRELQLLVKKILAGKVRAYKPEIPQDGPTVFLILGVNGVGKTTSIAKLASMYKGQGHKVLLAAADTFRAAAIDQLEIHSDRVGCRIVMQSNGSDPGSVVFDAITSAKAKGEDLILVDTAGRMHNKENLLRELSKIDKVIKAKGIDENHYKKFLVIDSTTGQNGISQADLFNQAVKIDALVLTKYDSLAKGGALVQIGEKFDIPIAYVGTGESYADMHAFDENEFLDTLVGLND is encoded by the coding sequence ATGTTGAAAGGATTCGGTGCAAGGCTCAAGGCCTTTTTCTCTGTTCATTCCTCTGATGAAAATTTTTATGAGGAATTGGAAGATCTGCTTATCGAGGGTGATCTCGGGGCAAAACTCGCTATGCAAATCTCTGATGACATAAAAAAACTGTCAAAAAGTGAGAAGCCAAAAACCCAGAGGGAACTTCAGTTATTGGTGAAAAAAATCCTGGCAGGCAAGGTTCGCGCCTATAAGCCTGAGATTCCCCAAGATGGACCCACTGTGTTCCTGATTCTCGGGGTAAATGGGGTAGGGAAAACCACTTCGATAGCAAAATTGGCAAGTATGTACAAGGGCCAGGGCCATAAGGTACTGCTTGCGGCCGCCGATACCTTCCGGGCCGCTGCAATAGATCAGCTGGAAATACATTCTGATAGGGTCGGTTGCCGTATAGTCATGCAGAGTAACGGCAGTGATCCTGGTTCTGTCGTTTTCGATGCGATCACCTCGGCTAAGGCAAAGGGGGAGGACCTCATCCTGGTAGATACTGCAGGGCGAATGCATAACAAAGAAAACCTGCTTAGGGAACTTTCAAAGATCGACAAGGTTATCAAAGCAAAAGGTATTGATGAAAACCATTACAAGAAGTTTTTGGTCATCGACAGTACTACCGGGCAAAATGGTATCAGCCAGGCCGACCTTTTCAACCAGGCTGTGAAAATTGATGCCTTGGTCCTTACAAAATATGACAGCCTTGCAAAAGGCGGGGCTTTGGTGCAAATCGGGGAAAAATTCGATATTCCGATTGCGTATGTCGGTACCGGTGAATCCTATGCCGATATGCACGCATTTGATGAAAACGAATTTCTCGATACGCTCGTCGGGCTGAATGACTGA
- a CDS encoding thiamine diphosphokinase, translating into MSKSIIFTGAKSPKSLPKNLYENGDIVIAADSGFDAAKKLGFTVDLAIGDFDSTRYLKEIKEIRFEQHSTEKDESDTFLAIERGIEMAGDTYVLVGGGGRRLDHLLATYSLFDRFGPPSAWYTAYETCFLVSDARRFDTPEKDMTVSFFPASLSGSAVVDALQLKWPLLDYPLSFATISLSNCTTSTFLDVKVRGGSIFVSFPVAGGRAKMIP; encoded by the coding sequence ATGAGTAAGTCAATTATATTTACTGGGGCAAAATCTCCAAAATCTTTACCAAAAAACCTTTATGAGAACGGAGATATTGTTATTGCAGCGGACAGCGGCTTCGATGCTGCGAAAAAGCTGGGGTTTACCGTAGACCTTGCTATCGGTGATTTCGATTCCACCAGGTATCTGAAGGAAATCAAGGAGATCAGGTTCGAGCAACATAGTACGGAAAAAGATGAAAGCGACACCTTCCTGGCGATTGAGCGGGGTATCGAGATGGCAGGGGATACCTATGTTCTAGTCGGAGGGGGTGGCAGGCGGCTCGACCATCTGCTTGCAACCTATTCCTTGTTTGACAGGTTTGGGCCTCCCTCAGCATGGTATACTGCCTATGAAACCTGCTTCCTTGTCTCTGATGCAAGAAGATTCGATACCCCGGAAAAAGATATGACCGTCAGTTTTTTCCCTGCCAGCCTGAGTGGCTCTGCTGTTGTCGATGCCCTGCAGCTGAAATGGCCTCTTTTGGATTATCCGCTTTCCTTTGCTACGATTTCCCTTTCAAATTGTACAACTTCCACTTTTTTGGATGTAAAGGTAAGGGGAGGAAGTATCTTCGTCTCTTTTCCTGTTGCCGGTGGCAGAGCAAAGATGATACCATAA
- a CDS encoding DUF1015 domain-containing protein codes for MSNSDERFKTLALKKADIMVPKKGTDLSKWAVVACDQYTSEPEYWERASSFVGEDPSTLRLIFPECYLEEANPEKRIDQINAHMAKYIEENLFDTYKDSFFLVHRTTGAKNQGRWGLLVTLDLEQYNYAKDSRSLIRATEGTILSRIPPRKEIRKNAPLELPHIMVLISDDKRSVIEPLAQKRESLKMAYDTDLMEGGGHLSAWVVDSEKDFSAIADALEEMKANLDVKNPLLYAMGDGNHSLATAKSCWEDIKKNLSDAEKENHPARFALVELENIYDSGLEFEPIHRVLFGLSFDTFKTEIEKCARSYTVEAVKDLATLHVLVNAKSDTQKFGFCNADGFYLFSLTDPAASIAAGTLQVVIDNLLSEGKATVDYIHGEKVVASLGRKEGNCGLILPDVAKETFFDSIIKDNALPRKTFSMGEAHEKRFYMEARKIQK; via the coding sequence ATGTCCAATTCTGACGAACGCTTCAAAACACTGGCCCTCAAGAAGGCCGATATCATGGTACCCAAAAAGGGAACAGACCTTAGCAAATGGGCTGTTGTAGCCTGTGACCAGTATACTTCAGAACCTGAATATTGGGAACGGGCCAGTTCTTTCGTAGGCGAAGATCCTTCCACACTGCGCCTGATTTTTCCGGAATGTTACCTTGAAGAGGCAAACCCCGAGAAACGAATCGACCAGATCAATGCCCACATGGCCAAATATATCGAGGAAAATCTCTTTGACACCTACAAAGATTCCTTTTTCCTCGTTCACCGTACCACGGGAGCAAAGAACCAAGGTCGGTGGGGTCTTTTAGTTACCCTTGACCTTGAGCAATATAACTATGCAAAGGATTCCCGCTCCCTGATCAGGGCAACCGAGGGAACCATCCTCTCCAGGATTCCCCCAAGAAAGGAAATCCGTAAAAATGCACCGCTCGAACTGCCTCATATCATGGTGCTTATCAGCGATGACAAGCGCTCGGTGATCGAACCACTGGCACAGAAACGGGAAAGTTTGAAAATGGCCTACGACACCGACCTCATGGAAGGTGGCGGACATCTTTCGGCCTGGGTGGTTGACAGCGAGAAGGATTTTTCAGCAATAGCCGATGCACTAGAGGAAATGAAGGCAAACCTCGATGTAAAGAACCCCCTGCTCTATGCGATGGGTGATGGGAATCATAGCCTTGCAACAGCAAAAAGTTGCTGGGAAGACATCAAGAAAAACCTAAGCGATGCAGAGAAAGAGAATCATCCCGCACGCTTTGCCCTCGTTGAGCTGGAAAACATCTATGACAGCGGGCTTGAATTCGAACCCATCCACCGGGTTCTGTTCGGACTCTCCTTCGATACGTTCAAAACAGAAATCGAAAAGTGTGCACGGTCCTACACTGTTGAGGCAGTCAAAGACCTGGCAACCCTCCATGTCTTGGTAAATGCAAAATCAGATACCCAGAAGTTCGGGTTCTGCAATGCAGACGGCTTCTATCTCTTCTCATTGACAGATCCGGCAGCAAGTATTGCCGCAGGTACGTTACAAGTAGTGATCGACAATCTCCTCTCAGAGGGCAAGGCGACCGTAGACTATATCCACGGCGAGAAAGTGGTTGCCAGCCTCGGAAGAAAAGAGGGGAATTGTGGCCTCATCCTTCCCGATGTTGCCAAGGAAACTTTCTTTGATTCGATTATCAAAGACAATGCACTGCCAAGAAAAACCTTTTCCATGGGAGAAGCCCACGAGAAAAGGTTTTACATGGAAGCCAGAAAGATTCAGAAATAA
- the prfB gene encoding peptide chain release factor 2 (programmed frameshift) — MYFQNKAKFETVKEEAYTVWRRLDPDSMQKKIADLEEKTLLPGFWEDKKGAEELYAELNGLKDSYIPWKELIEKMDDMVELFDLYASEPENPEEEAEIDVQISAIIDEYNTLKLKTLLNGKFDKNDCFLSIHAGAGGTEASDWANMLMRMYLRYCERNGFKSEILDLQEDEGGIKSVTIRVSGQYSFGYLKGEAGVHRLVRISPFDAQKRRHTSFTSVYASPVIDDTIEIDLKPEDYRLDTYRAGGAGGQHVNKTDSAVRITHFESGIVVQCQNERSQFMNKDVAFKMLRSRLFEYYREKQEAEHQKTAIAKKEITWGSQIRSYVFQPYTMVKDHRTGETVGNIQAVMDGDIGSFIESFLRWDQKEE; from the exons ATGTATTTTCAAAATAAAGCGAAGTTTGAAACTGTAAAAGAAGAAGCCTATACCGTCTGGAGGCGGCTT GACCCGGATTCAATGCAAAAGAAGATTGCAGATCTTGAGGAAAAAACCCTGTTGCCAGGTTTCTGGGAAGACAAGAAGGGTGCCGAAGAGCTGTATGCAGAACTCAATGGCCTGAAAGATTCCTACATCCCTTGGAAAGAACTCATCGAAAAGATGGATGACATGGTAGAACTGTTTGATCTGTATGCCTCGGAACCCGAAAACCCGGAAGAAGAAGCTGAGATTGACGTGCAGATTTCTGCCATTATCGATGAATACAATACTCTGAAACTCAAGACTTTGCTCAATGGAAAGTTTGATAAAAACGATTGTTTTCTATCGATCCATGCCGGCGCCGGTGGAACAGAAGCCAGCGACTGGGCGAATATGTTGATGCGCATGTACCTTCGTTACTGTGAGCGGAACGGTTTCAAGAGTGAAATTCTGGATTTGCAGGAAGATGAGGGCGGTATCAAGAGCGTAACTATTCGAGTTAGCGGCCAATACAGCTTTGGTTACCTGAAAGGCGAGGCAGGTGTTCACCGGCTTGTCAGGATCAGTCCTTTCGATGCACAGAAACGTAGGCATACTTCGTTTACGAGTGTCTATGCCTCCCCTGTAATCGACGATACGATCGAAATTGATCTAAAACCTGAAGATTACCGGCTGGATACCTATCGTGCCGGAGGCGCTGGCGGCCAGCATGTCAACAAGACGGACAGTGCGGTACGTATTACCCATTTCGAATCGGGAATCGTTGTGCAGTGCCAGAATGAACGAAGCCAATTCATGAACAAGGATGTCGCCTTCAAAATGCTTAGGAGTCGGTTGTTTGAGTACTACCGGGAAAAACAGGAAGCAGAACACCAGAAAACCGCTATTGCCAAGAAAGAGATTACCTGGGGAAGCCAGATCAGGTCGTATGTCTTTCAACCGTATACTATGGTTAAGGATCATCGAACCGGAGAAACTGTTGGTAATATCCAGGCAGTAATGGATGGCGATATCGGTTCCTTTATAGAAAGTTTCCTCCGATGGGACCAGAAGGAGGAGTAG
- a CDS encoding ABC transporter permease, producing the protein MRPTYLIARRYAFSRQNRHRNTSIRIALGLAICLFSINLVLAFMQALQSNQFEDIRMYESFDIQIPLASNSLEQGEELAMKLGALDSVDAAFLFSDIPVLVASKNGKTIAGRLRALQSEGKFAKNIRVFRGTLFQSGMISSSYIHSADIGLGENVTVTLLKKGKQATVVPVQRDLTVGALFYTSLYEFDDSTFLTDLDTLYSLNSEASLFLGLYSDADLADVKKAIGEIDNTLEPITWKEANASLYGAMELEQSMMELLLFIMIVVIVLHIRNSSKRLLLAKQREIAMLRSMGFRLRQLQRIFILQAFYVAFVGLALGIFLSYLGVWIYPSVSVLLNSSLAQSLVLTIRPLRLCILVVTILSFSMLAAYFGTRRILKVDIMEMFIHEEVQ; encoded by the coding sequence ATGAGACCAACCTACCTGATAGCACGCCGCTACGCCTTTTCCAGGCAAAACCGCCACAGGAATACCAGTATACGAATTGCCCTTGGTCTAGCTATCTGTCTGTTTTCGATTAATTTGGTACTTGCATTCATGCAGGCTTTGCAATCCAATCAATTCGAGGATATCAGAATGTATGAGTCCTTTGATATACAGATTCCCCTTGCCAGTAATTCCTTGGAACAAGGGGAAGAGCTTGCCATGAAACTGGGTGCCTTGGATTCTGTCGACGCTGCTTTCCTCTTTTCGGATATCCCTGTACTCGTTGCCTCCAAGAATGGGAAAACTATTGCTGGAAGGCTACGGGCGCTACAAAGCGAAGGGAAGTTCGCAAAGAATATTAGGGTTTTCCGTGGTACCCTGTTCCAAAGCGGAATGATTTCCTCATCCTATATCCATTCTGCCGATATAGGTTTGGGTGAGAACGTAACCGTTACGTTATTGAAAAAGGGCAAACAGGCTACAGTCGTCCCTGTTCAGAGGGACCTTACAGTCGGTGCCTTGTTTTATACTTCTCTGTATGAGTTTGATGACTCTACGTTTTTGACAGATCTCGACACCCTCTATTCCCTCAACAGTGAGGCTTCCCTTTTTCTAGGTTTATATTCAGATGCCGACCTTGCAGATGTAAAGAAAGCAATCGGGGAAATTGACAATACCCTTGAGCCAATTACCTGGAAGGAAGCAAATGCTTCTCTCTATGGGGCGATGGAGCTCGAGCAGAGCATGATGGAATTGCTCTTGTTCATTATGATAGTCGTAATTGTCCTGCATATACGCAATAGTTCAAAAAGACTGCTTTTGGCGAAGCAGAGGGAAATTGCAATGCTCCGCTCCATGGGGTTTCGCCTACGTCAGCTGCAACGAATCTTTATTCTGCAGGCTTTCTACGTTGCCTTTGTCGGACTGGCCCTTGGCATATTTCTTTCCTACCTGGGCGTCTGGATATATCCTTCTGTCTCTGTGTTGCTGAATAGCAGCCTGGCCCAGTCCCTTGTCCTGACAATCCGTCCTCTTAGATTATGTATCCTTGTTGTTACCATTCTTTCTTTCAGTATGCTTGCAGCCTACTTTGGGACCAGACGCATCCTGAAGGTGGATATTATGGAGATGTTTATTCATGAAGAAGTCCAATGA
- a CDS encoding ABC transporter permease yields the protein MKRQLVWLLSSRKLGIRGTKAAKKRILFNILLITLVVSMLVLAQLFVVSMSNGIADKYALLGNGHLQIHENEDTKIPALPAIYDIQNVSQTVALVYSATGNRMIRVKGVGPTYFNQYRLKQLSFSKSDTVESSSSLPRVTISKSLAKLLSVNLGDRIALMMVNSGAKNTLRPQLCIVDTLYDSGYRELDENLIFCDYELIEKLFSDNTDTYFELLVDEKEIETTKVALQAEGLSVTSWDEENYSVASNLNTSKEAILGVLIVVAILCGYFISEVSNEMVEDDKHKIALLKLMGTTDRIIRRVYFSTVMAVTLFSTLCGTLLGIILGRNLKIALAFLAKRSIPALSYYLLDFTMYVPIQEISLILLVLTFVSAISILWSLRRIHKIELLSCTHFD from the coding sequence TTGAAAAGACAGCTAGTATGGTTGCTTTCAAGTCGCAAACTGGGTATCAGGGGGACGAAGGCAGCAAAGAAACGTATACTTTTCAATATTTTGCTCATTACCCTTGTTGTTTCGATGCTTGTCCTTGCCCAGCTGTTTGTAGTTTCGATGAGCAATGGGATAGCAGATAAATATGCATTGCTCGGCAACGGTCATCTGCAAATACATGAAAACGAAGATACCAAGATTCCTGCTTTGCCCGCTATCTATGATATACAGAACGTTTCCCAGACCGTGGCATTGGTCTATAGTGCTACTGGGAATCGTATGATACGGGTAAAAGGGGTAGGGCCTACATATTTCAATCAATACAGGCTCAAGCAACTGAGTTTTTCCAAATCAGATACCGTGGAATCATCTTCGTCTTTGCCGCGGGTCACCATAAGCAAAAGCCTTGCCAAGCTTCTCTCGGTAAACCTAGGTGACCGTATTGCCCTTATGATGGTAAACAGCGGGGCCAAGAACACTTTGCGTCCGCAGCTTTGCATTGTCGATACCCTCTATGACTCGGGGTACCGGGAGTTGGACGAGAACCTGATATTCTGTGACTATGAGTTGATCGAGAAATTGTTTTCTGATAATACCGATACGTATTTTGAATTGCTGGTCGATGAGAAAGAGATAGAAACAACCAAGGTAGCGCTCCAGGCTGAAGGCCTTTCGGTGACCTCCTGGGATGAGGAGAACTATTCAGTTGCCAGCAACCTGAATACGAGCAAAGAGGCTATCCTCGGGGTTTTGATTGTAGTTGCAATTCTTTGTGGGTACTTCATAAGCGAAGTCTCGAATGAAATGGTAGAAGATGACAAACATAAGATAGCCCTGCTCAAATTGATGGGGACTACCGACAGAATCATAAGGCGGGTATATTTCTCGACGGTCATGGCTGTAACCTTGTTTTCCACCCTTTGCGGGACCCTGTTAGGTATTATTTTGGGACGCAATCTGAAAATTGCCCTGGCATTTCTCGCAAAGCGCTCGATTCCGGCTCTATCCTACTATCTGTTGGATTTTACGATGTATGTTCCGATACAAGAGATTTCCCTCATCCTTTTGGTCCTTACGTTTGTCAGCGCCATTTCCATTCTTTGGAGCCTGAGAAGGATCCATAAGATTGAACTGTTAAGCTGTACACACTTTGACTAA